Genomic DNA from Streptomyces venezuelae:
TTCCCGTACGCTGCCCACGCCTCCGCACCGCCCCACCCACCCGTGCACCCGGCGCGTCCGTCCCCCTGGCCTGACGCTGGTCCGCGGGTGACGCCCCGGCGACTGCCCCTGTCCCGCCGCGGAGCGTCGGCTTGCAGGCGGGGGCGGGACGAGACGCCCGCGCACCCCCGTGCGTGCGGGTCTTCGTTCACCGGGCGGGGCGCGGTGCACGGGTGGGTGGTGGGTGGGGGAGGGATTCGCCGCGGAGCGGCGGGGCAGGGAGTGGTGTCCCTGGCCCGCCGGGTCGTGGGGTCAGGCGAGGGCCGTCACCAGTGCGGGGGTCACCTGCGTGATCTGCCAGGCGCGCGCCCCGTGGGACGCGAGGGCAGCCGACACCGACGCCTCGTCGACCCGCGCCGGCGGCTCCCAGCACACCCTCCGCACCGTGTCCGGAGTGATCAGGTTCTCCTGGGGCATGTTCAGCTGCTCCGCGAGGGAGGAGATCGCCGCGCGCGCGGCGGAGAGCCGCGCCGCCGCCGCCGGGTCGCGGTCCGCCCAGGAGCGGGGAGGCGGAGGACCGGTCACGGTCTGGCCCGGCTGGGGGAGGTCCGCGTCGGGGAGCGCCTTCGCGCGGTCCACCGCCGCCTGCCACTGCTCCAGCTGGCGCCGCCCCATCCGGTGCCCGAACCCGGACAGCGCCGCGAGCGCGTGCACGTTCGGCGGCAGCCCGAGCGCCGCCTCCACGATCGCCCCGTCGCTGAGCACCTTGCCGGGCGACACGTCACGCCGCTGGGCCACCTTGTCGCGGGCGGTCCAGAGCTCTCGTACGACCGCCATCTGACGGCGACGACGCACCTTGTGCATGCCGGACGTGCGACGCCACGGGTCCTTGCGGGGCGGCGCGGGCGGCGCCGACGCGATGGCGTCGAACTCCTCGCGGGCCCACTCCAGCTTGCCCTGCCGGTCGAGTTCCTTCTCCAGCGCGTCCCGCAGGTCCACCAGGAGCTCCACGTCGAGTGCCGCGTAGCGAAGCCAGGGTTCGGGGAGCGGGCGGGTCGACCAGTCGACCGCGGAGTGTCCCTTCTCC
This window encodes:
- a CDS encoding ribonuclease D, with translation MTDAQETAADSSLRTTGGAPPDDVETAPTPLLEPRDGIPPVIADEEALAEMIAAYAGGTGPVAVDAERASGYRYGQRAYLVQLRREGAGTALIDPVACPDLSGLGAAIGDAEWVLHAATQDLPCLREIGMVPSRIFDTELAGRLAGFPRVGLGAMVESVLGYVLEKGHSAVDWSTRPLPEPWLRYAALDVELLVDLRDALEKELDRQGKLEWAREEFDAIASAPPAPPRKDPWRRTSGMHKVRRRRQMAVVRELWTARDKVAQRRDVSPGKVLSDGAIVEAALGLPPNVHALAALSGFGHRMGRRQLEQWQAAVDRAKALPDADLPQPGQTVTGPPPPRSWADRDPAAAARLSAARAAISSLAEQLNMPQENLITPDTVRRVCWEPPARVDEASVSAALASHGARAWQITQVTPALVTALA